The Malus sylvestris chromosome 12, drMalSylv7.2, whole genome shotgun sequence genome contains a region encoding:
- the LOC126592832 gene encoding 7-deoxyloganetic acid glucosyltransferase-like, with protein sequence MSAEMEESESAAHVLLLPFPAQGHITPMLSFAQLLCHAGIHVTFLSTEHNHRLLTQRRALSARFPTLHFESIPDGLPPDHPRTIPPLDDIVSSLRSVTKPLLRDLLITLTKKDNESYGATTTPRPPLSCVIIDGIMCFAIDMAEEVGIPVFALRTVSACSFWCYSCIPDLIQQGQLPFQDQDMDHPIRDIPGMEALLRLRDLPSFCRMPIDHPSFKFFMEQIEAITRVSAIILNTFDDLEPVILSQIATRFPKIYTLGPFHALLKSRVGDDLSSSVSSLRHEDRRCMAWLDSQQSGSVIFVSFGSLAKLSRVQLLEFWHGLINSGKPFLWVVRSDMLWSGQEEHATPVELEDGTKERGYIAEWVPQEEVLAHKAVGGFWTHSGWNSTIEGIWAGVPMLCWPQLADQQVNSRWVGEGWKIGLDMKDTCDRSTVEKMVRALMEEGDQREQIFKSVDNFAKLARHAVSEDGSSYKNLEKLIEDLNEKIVM encoded by the exons ATGTCGGCGGAGATGGAGGAATCTGAATCTGCTGCACACGTACTATTGTTGCCGTTCCCAGCACAAGGCCACATCACTCCGATGCTGAGCTTTGCGCAGCTGCTATGCCACGCTGGCATCCACGTTACCTTCCTCAGTACGGAGCACAACCATCGTCTCCTCACCCAACGCCGTGCCCTCTCCGCCCGCTTCCCAACCCTCCACTTCGAGTCCATACCCGATGGCCTCCCACCGGACCACCCCCGCACCATTCCCCCCCTAGACGACATCGTCTCGTCGCTCAGGTCCGTAACCAAGCCACTCCTGCGTGACCTTCTTATAACCTTAACCAAAAAGGACAACGAGTCGTATGGCGCCACCACCACTCCCCGTCCTCCCTTGAGTTGTGTCATAATAGATGGGATCATGTGTTTCGCGATTGACATGGCGGAGGAGGTGGGAATTCCCGTATTTGCCCTCCGCACGGTGAGCGCTTGCAGCTTCTGGTGTTATTCATGCATTCCCGACCTCATTCAACAAGGCCAGCTTCCCTTCCAAG ATCAGGACATGGATCACCCGATTAGGGACATTCCAGGGATGGAAGCTCTTCTGCGACTACGGGATCTACCGAGTTTTTGCAGAATGCCAATTGACCATCCAAGTTTTAAATTTTTCATGGAGCAAATTGAGGCCATTACTCGAGTCTCTGCGATCATACTCAACACCTTCGACGACCTAGAACCCGTAATACTCTCCCAGATCGCCACTCGctttcccaaaatttacacctTAGGCCCTTTCCATGCCCTTCTCAAATCTCGTGTGGGAGACGATCTATCATCCTCCGTTTCCTCCTTGCGCCACGAAGACCGACGTTGCATGGCGTGGCTCGACTCCCAACAGTCGGGGTCCGTTATTTTCGTCAGCTTTGGGAGTTTGGCAAAGCTGAGCCGCGTCCAGTTACTGGAGTTTTGGCACGGTTTGATCAACAGTGGCAAGCCTTTTTTGTGGGTAGTTCGGTCGGATATGCTTTGGAGTGGGCAAGAGGAGCATGCAACTCCGGTAGAGTTGGAGGATGGTACTAAAGAAAGGGGGTATATAGCGGAGTGGGTTCCACAAGAAGAGGTACTGGCCCACAAAGCTGTCGGAGGGTTTTGGACTCACAGCGGCTGGAACTCGACCATTGAGGGCATTTGGGCGGGAGTTCCGATGCTTTGTTGGCCACAATTAGCAGACCAACAGGTGAATAGTAGATGGGTTGGTGAAGGCTGGAAGATCGGGCTCGATATGAAAGACACGTGTGATAGGTCTACGGTGGAGAAGATGGTAAGAGCATTGATGGAAGAAGGCGATCAAAGAGAGCAGATTTTCAAGTCAGTGGATAATTTTGCAAAGTTGGCTCGCCATGCTGTTAGCGAAGATGGCTCTTCGTATAAGAACCTGGAAAAACTTATTGAAGACTTAAATGAAAAAATTGTGATGTGA
- the LOC126592833 gene encoding copper transporter 6-like: MTASHHNIPSPPAATLINGSNSGGFMPMRRHRMMMHMSFFWSHSAEVLFTGWPGPDRPAMYAISLVFVFLLGVLVEWLSHSRLIKTGTNIVTAGLLRTCLYTVRSGVSYLVMLAVMSFNGGVFLATVGGHAVGFLVFGSGVWKKSGGSGTERPSDLPPMTCG; the protein is encoded by the coding sequence ATGACTGCTTCACATCATAACATTCCATCCCCACCAGCAGCGACGCTGATTAACGGCAGTAATAGTGGCGGGTTCATGCCGATGCGTCGCCACAGGATGATGATGCATATGTCATTCTTCTGGAGCCACAGCGCGGAGGTTCTCTTCACGGGTTGGCCAGGACCCGACCGCCCGGCCATGTACGCCATTTCATTGGTGTTTGTCTTCCTTCTGGGCGTGCTGGTCGAGTGGCTCTCTCACAGCCGGCTAATCAAGACCGGAACTAATATAGTCACGGCGGGGCTTCTGCGGACGTGTCTTTACACGGTGCGTTCAGGGGTGTCGTATCTGGTGATGCTCGCCGTCATGTCGTTCAATGGGGGCGTTTTTCTTGCCACGGTTGGCGGGCACGCGGTTGGGTTCTTGGTGTTTGGGAGTGGGGTTTGGAAGAAGTCGGGCGGTTCGGGTACTGAGAGACCGTCAGATCTTCCTCCCATGACGTGCGGATAA